Proteins encoded in a region of the Melospiza georgiana isolate bMelGeo1 chromosome 2, bMelGeo1.pri, whole genome shotgun sequence genome:
- the CCDC191 gene encoding coiled-coil domain-containing protein 191 isoform X2: MAERGWRRAAVPGAAMALSGQRPGPHRGQRLPQRVDRASEYAVSEAFSLQKSRCPQRPWGPVTSLETAERLQVHREACEEAQELLSNWMKSQLQLELSNEEEEVDCVLQEEPSAAPPKYEHFDDLCSYLECEMESSSVQKYLQHLLQSEAVNCGIAKHLRLEEIKEKNKLADPRIIMELRHKQVKENRMRHQKALELQRQEESLKKAILSEARLQAQEEERRKALQAKKEEEEIQREIVKLRKEMAEKKCTVAKVWRMAEKREEKTQKLSVQEVAAVSPPLKREKQEEEKQRKTQELLRRIHASKQRCLQRHFSAWLKVILEHRIKMGKARALADWRCQLKALRAWRNYTWAQKVEQETEQLEAHLQDQNRKTQVAVEHNQRRLLRCCFLAWQRWSRVETEKRELQRKREQTKRKMQQLLEAISQGTGEDRPLEVNKPGTAEVNHHQYLQQDKPTETCLIQKEQKEPDQTRDQSCWNIVHTSHFCRNPKFAWEITIKHAALSAQDQAMYRNQIATVLQQFQAPSPRTSPAYGSRFEHRHAFQQRVIEEQRQQLQKQQELIRKLQENQKLSRDKEGGAQAMAVTHMFNSSVSQSVEKKEPRCTNTTPLSTPDSRGPENTRAAMQGRRPSSQLTSPHPILKGMEERAIQRAEQKKKIEEAKQRKAEEKLAQLKAEEEAQQRKEAEEKEAQREKRQEERRQQKLKELEKQRRLEKEQQLQKKARDHYEGVLLRKLGIVPWKRLREQAKENLVVAERHHSLGLQRKCLMTWLQDAQQSLKEKMSRAEDFSSHMLLRWGFRNWLKYKDYLCAQEERASTFRTVCLVRKCFWAWFDHTREEKRALWERLNIAAGHSKRRITLKAFKAWRQYPLLMKKEREREERRNQLRRRVAEILPNFQT, from the exons ATGGCCGAGCGGGGCTGGCGGCGGGCGGCGGTGCCCGGCGCGGCCATGGCCCTGTCGGGGCAGCGGCCGGGGCCGCACCGCGGGCAGCGCCTCCCGCAG AGAGTGGACCGAGCCTCTGAGTATGCTGTCTCTGAAGCTTTTTCCCTTCAAAAGTCAAGGTGTCCACAGAGGCCTTGGGGTCCTGTGACAAGTTTGGAAACTGCAGAACGGCTGCAAGTTCATCGTGAGGCCTGTGAGGAAG cccaggagctgctcagtaACTGGATGAAGTCCCAGTTGCAACTGGAGCTGAGCAATGAAGAAGAGGAAGTTGACTGTGTCCTTCAGGAAGAGCCTTCTGCAGCCCCTCCAAAGTATGAGCACTTTGATG ACTTGTGCAGCTATCTGGAATGTGAAATGGAAAGTTCCTCTGTCCAGAAATACCTCCAGCATCTTTTGCAGAGTGAAGCTGTGAACTGTGGGATAGCGAAACATCTTAGACTTGAAGagatcaaggaaaaaaacaaacttgcaGATCCACGAATAATCATGGAGCTCAGACATAAGCAG GTGAAAGAAAACCGAATGAGGCATCAGAAGGCTTTAGAGCTTCAGAGACAAGAAGAGTCCCTGAAGAAAGCAATTCTGTCTGAGGCCAGGCTCCAagcacaggaggaggagagaaggaaggcCCTGCAGGctaagaaggaggaagaggagatcCAGAGGGAAATAGTGAAGCTGAGAAAGGAAATGGCTGAGAAAAAATGCACTGTGGCAAAAGTTTGGAGAAT GGcggagaagagagaagaaaaaactcAGAAGCTGTcagtgcaggaggtggctgctgtgtcaccacccctgaagagagaaaagcaagaagaggagaaacagaggaaaactCAGGAGTTGCTTCGCAGGATTCACGCCAGTAAGCAGAGA TGCTTGCAGCGACATTTCTCTGCTTGGCTGAAGGTCATTCTGGAGCACAGAATTAAAATGGGAAAAGCCAGAGCCCTTGCTGACTGGAGATGCCAGCTGAAGGCCCTGCGAGCTTGGAGAAACTATACTTGGGCCCAGAAAGTAGAACAGGAGACAGAGCAATTGGAAGCTCATCTCCAAGATCAAAACAG GAAGACCCAAGTGGCTGTGGAGCACAACCAGCGACGGCTCCTGCGCTGCTGCTTTCTGGCCTGGCAACGCTGGAGCCGAGTGGAGACGGAAAAGcgagagctgcagaggaagaggGAGCAGACAAAGAGAAagatgcagcagctgctggaggctaTATCACAGGGGACAGGTGAGGACAGACCACTGGAGGTTAACAAGCCTGGGACAGCAGAAGTAAACCATCATCAATATTTACAGCAAGACAAG CCAACTGAAACTTGCCTTATacagaaagagcagaaagagcCTGATCAGACCAGAGACCAGTCTTGTTGGAATATTGTTCACACATCTCATTTCTGCAGAAATCCCAAATTCGCCTGGGAGATTACAATTAAACATgcagccctgagtgcccaggACCAGGCTATGTACAGGAATCAAATAGCCACAGTCCTCCAGCAGTTTCAGGCACCCAGTCCAAGGACATCTCCTGCTTATGGCAGTCGATTTGAGCACCGTCATGCCTTCCAGCAACGTGTGAttgaggagcagaggcagcagctgcagaaacagCAAGAGCTGATTCGTAAACTGCAGGAAAATCAGAAGCTGAGCAGAGATAAAGAAGGGGGAGCACAAGCTATGGCTGTAACCCACATGTTTAACAGTTCTGTTTCTCAATCCGTGGAGAAAAAAGAACCCAGATGCACAAATACAACCCCTTTGAG cACACCTGATTCTCGTGGGCCAGAAAACACAAGGGCAGCAATGCAAGGCAGGAGGCCTTCCAGCCAGCTGACCTCACCTCATCCCATACTGAAAG GGATGGAGGAGAGAGCAATTCAGCGGGCagaacagaagaagaaaatagaagaagCCAAACAAcgaaaagcagaggaaaaattg GCCCAGCTGAAGGCTGAAGAGGAAGCACAACAGAGGAAGGAAGCTGAGGAAAAGGAAGCACAGCGGGAAAAACGCCAGGAGGAGAGAAGGCAGCAGAAGCTG AAAGAACTGGAGAAGCAGAGAAGGCtagagaaagagcagcagctccagaaaaAGGCTAGAGATCACTATGAGGGGGTCCTTCTCAGAAAGCTAGGAATAGTGCCAtggaaaaggctgagggagcaaGCCAAGGAAAACCTAGTG GTGGCAGAAAGGCACCACAGCTTGGGCCTGCAGAGGAAATGCCTCATGACTTGGCTGCAGGATGCCCAGCAGAGTCTCAAGGAGAAGATGTCTCGGGCTGAGGACTTCTCTTCCCATATGTTACTAAGATGGGGCTTCAGGAACTGGCTAAAG TACAAGGATTATCTCTGTGCTCAGGAGGAGAGAGCGAGTACCTTCCGCACAGTCTGCCTCGTGAGGAAGTGCTTCTGGGCATGGTTTGATCAtaccagggaggaaaaaagggcCTTATGGGAGAGGCTGAACATTGCTGCTGGACACAGTAAGAG GAGAATTACACTGAAGGCATTCAAGGCATGGAGGCAGTACCCACTGCTGAtgaagaaggaaagggaaagagaagaaagaagaaaccaGCTACGCAGGAGAGTAGCTGAAATTCTCCCCAACTTCCAAACATGA
- the CCDC191 gene encoding coiled-coil domain-containing protein 191 isoform X1 yields MALSGQRPGPHRGQRLPQRVDRASEYAVSEAFSLQKSRCPQRPWGPVTSLETAERLQVHREACEEAQELLSNWMKSQLQLELSNEEEEVDCVLQEEPSAAPPKYEHFDDLCSYLECEMESSSVQKYLQHLLQSEAVNCGIAKHLRLEEIKEKNKLADPRIIMELRHKQVKENRMRHQKALELQRQEESLKKAILSEARLQAQEEERRKALQAKKEEEEIQREIVKLRKEMAEKKCTVAKVWRMAEKREEKTQKLSVQEVAAVSPPLKREKQEEEKQRKTQELLRRIHASKQRCLQRHFSAWLKVILEHRIKMGKARALADWRCQLKALRAWRNYTWAQKVEQETEQLEAHLQDQNRKTQVAVEHNQRRLLRCCFLAWQRWSRVETEKRELQRKREQTKRKMQQLLEAISQGTGEDRPLEVNKPGTAEVNHHQYLQQDKPTETCLIQKEQKEPDQTRDQSCWNIVHTSHFCRNPKFAWEITIKHAALSAQDQAMYRNQIATVLQQFQAPSPRTSPAYGSRFEHRHAFQQRVIEEQRQQLQKQQELIRKLQENQKLSRDKEGGAQAMAVTHMFNSSVSQSVEKKEPRCTNTTPLSTPDSRGPENTRAAMQGRRPSSQLTSPHPILKGMEERAIQRAEQKKKIEEAKQRKAEEKLAQLKAEEEAQQRKEAEEKEAQREKRQEERRQQKLKELEKQRRLEKEQQLQKKARDHYEGVLLRKLGIVPWKRLREQAKENLVVVTSSGNQLLSLLSSLKVAERHHSLGLQRKCLMTWLQDAQQSLKEKMSRAEDFSSHMLLRWGFRNWLKYKDYLCAQEERASTFRTVCLVRKCFWAWFDHTREEKRALWERLNIAAGHSKRRITLKAFKAWRQYPLLMKKEREREERRNQLRRRVAEILPNFQT; encoded by the exons ATGGCCCTGTCGGGGCAGCGGCCGGGGCCGCACCGCGGGCAGCGCCTCCCGCAG AGAGTGGACCGAGCCTCTGAGTATGCTGTCTCTGAAGCTTTTTCCCTTCAAAAGTCAAGGTGTCCACAGAGGCCTTGGGGTCCTGTGACAAGTTTGGAAACTGCAGAACGGCTGCAAGTTCATCGTGAGGCCTGTGAGGAAG cccaggagctgctcagtaACTGGATGAAGTCCCAGTTGCAACTGGAGCTGAGCAATGAAGAAGAGGAAGTTGACTGTGTCCTTCAGGAAGAGCCTTCTGCAGCCCCTCCAAAGTATGAGCACTTTGATG ACTTGTGCAGCTATCTGGAATGTGAAATGGAAAGTTCCTCTGTCCAGAAATACCTCCAGCATCTTTTGCAGAGTGAAGCTGTGAACTGTGGGATAGCGAAACATCTTAGACTTGAAGagatcaaggaaaaaaacaaacttgcaGATCCACGAATAATCATGGAGCTCAGACATAAGCAG GTGAAAGAAAACCGAATGAGGCATCAGAAGGCTTTAGAGCTTCAGAGACAAGAAGAGTCCCTGAAGAAAGCAATTCTGTCTGAGGCCAGGCTCCAagcacaggaggaggagagaaggaaggcCCTGCAGGctaagaaggaggaagaggagatcCAGAGGGAAATAGTGAAGCTGAGAAAGGAAATGGCTGAGAAAAAATGCACTGTGGCAAAAGTTTGGAGAAT GGcggagaagagagaagaaaaaactcAGAAGCTGTcagtgcaggaggtggctgctgtgtcaccacccctgaagagagaaaagcaagaagaggagaaacagaggaaaactCAGGAGTTGCTTCGCAGGATTCACGCCAGTAAGCAGAGA TGCTTGCAGCGACATTTCTCTGCTTGGCTGAAGGTCATTCTGGAGCACAGAATTAAAATGGGAAAAGCCAGAGCCCTTGCTGACTGGAGATGCCAGCTGAAGGCCCTGCGAGCTTGGAGAAACTATACTTGGGCCCAGAAAGTAGAACAGGAGACAGAGCAATTGGAAGCTCATCTCCAAGATCAAAACAG GAAGACCCAAGTGGCTGTGGAGCACAACCAGCGACGGCTCCTGCGCTGCTGCTTTCTGGCCTGGCAACGCTGGAGCCGAGTGGAGACGGAAAAGcgagagctgcagaggaagaggGAGCAGACAAAGAGAAagatgcagcagctgctggaggctaTATCACAGGGGACAGGTGAGGACAGACCACTGGAGGTTAACAAGCCTGGGACAGCAGAAGTAAACCATCATCAATATTTACAGCAAGACAAG CCAACTGAAACTTGCCTTATacagaaagagcagaaagagcCTGATCAGACCAGAGACCAGTCTTGTTGGAATATTGTTCACACATCTCATTTCTGCAGAAATCCCAAATTCGCCTGGGAGATTACAATTAAACATgcagccctgagtgcccaggACCAGGCTATGTACAGGAATCAAATAGCCACAGTCCTCCAGCAGTTTCAGGCACCCAGTCCAAGGACATCTCCTGCTTATGGCAGTCGATTTGAGCACCGTCATGCCTTCCAGCAACGTGTGAttgaggagcagaggcagcagctgcagaaacagCAAGAGCTGATTCGTAAACTGCAGGAAAATCAGAAGCTGAGCAGAGATAAAGAAGGGGGAGCACAAGCTATGGCTGTAACCCACATGTTTAACAGTTCTGTTTCTCAATCCGTGGAGAAAAAAGAACCCAGATGCACAAATACAACCCCTTTGAG cACACCTGATTCTCGTGGGCCAGAAAACACAAGGGCAGCAATGCAAGGCAGGAGGCCTTCCAGCCAGCTGACCTCACCTCATCCCATACTGAAAG GGATGGAGGAGAGAGCAATTCAGCGGGCagaacagaagaagaaaatagaagaagCCAAACAAcgaaaagcagaggaaaaattg GCCCAGCTGAAGGCTGAAGAGGAAGCACAACAGAGGAAGGAAGCTGAGGAAAAGGAAGCACAGCGGGAAAAACGCCAGGAGGAGAGAAGGCAGCAGAAGCTG AAAGAACTGGAGAAGCAGAGAAGGCtagagaaagagcagcagctccagaaaaAGGCTAGAGATCACTATGAGGGGGTCCTTCTCAGAAAGCTAGGAATAGTGCCAtggaaaaggctgagggagcaaGCCAAGGAAAACCTAGTG GTAGTCACCAGTTCAGGTAACcagctgctgtctctgctgTCTTCTCTCAAGGTGGCAGAAAGGCACCACAGCTTGGGCCTGCAGAGGAAATGCCTCATGACTTGGCTGCAGGATGCCCAGCAGAGTCTCAAGGAGAAGATGTCTCGGGCTGAGGACTTCTCTTCCCATATGTTACTAAGATGGGGCTTCAGGAACTGGCTAAAG TACAAGGATTATCTCTGTGCTCAGGAGGAGAGAGCGAGTACCTTCCGCACAGTCTGCCTCGTGAGGAAGTGCTTCTGGGCATGGTTTGATCAtaccagggaggaaaaaagggcCTTATGGGAGAGGCTGAACATTGCTGCTGGACACAGTAAGAG GAGAATTACACTGAAGGCATTCAAGGCATGGAGGCAGTACCCACTGCTGAtgaagaaggaaagggaaagagaagaaagaagaaaccaGCTACGCAGGAGAGTAGCTGAAATTCTCCCCAACTTCCAAACATGA